A part of Setaria viridis chromosome 8, Setaria_viridis_v4.0, whole genome shotgun sequence genomic DNA contains:
- the LOC117833967 gene encoding disease resistance protein Pik-2 has protein sequence MELVVGASEASMKSLLGKLGGLLAQEYALVRGVRGDVQYIYNELATMQAFLRDLSSAPEEQGHRMKDWMKQIRDMAYDCEDCIDDYAHRLPNDSITDVKCAFMVRTIYQVWTWWPRREIASNIADLKIRAQQIAERRSRYGVDNPSNCNGNSSGARAATYDIAEHQVASRQLIGMKEPVGVTADMKELEEWVDRPDKEHGVLSIIGFGGVGKTTIATALYRKVSNKFDCRAWVNVSQNYDQEAVLRSILKQVMPQDKDQISRKKNFQDGDQEAVQSTGEGSLEKKHLAAHVMNTLKRAVPFVGGHKQQGNDGSSDEKQMKIETMYGDELVNEVKGHLKEKSYLLLIDDIWSAKTWGDIRNCLPVENKKCSRIIVTSRFQAVGAACSPVGTTNLLHPVDFLNAVESKNLFKQSVYESKSSKESEKVQDKVPEEILKICGGLPLAIVSMAGLVACNPSKASNHWDKVCKSLFPESVTALSLDGVTRILDFCYNDLPGDLKTCALYLSMFPKGSKISMKRLTRRLTAEGFVSEKQGLTEEEVAETYFNQLMRRKLIRPVEHNSNGKVKTFLVHDMVLEYIVSKSSEENFITVVGGHWMMPPPSNKVRRLSMQSSGSKHENMTKNINLSQVRSVTVFGSLKQLPFHSFNNGIIQVLDLEGWKGLKEKHLKKHICKMLVLKYLSLRRTEIAKIPKKIGKLEYLETLDIRETHVEELPKSVEKLKRISSILGGNKNPRKGLRLPQEKIKEPKESTSAQEKSEDDTVTSTSTQEKNKEGMKALRVLSGIEIVGESTAVDGLHQMIGLKKLAIYKLHIKKDDKIFTQLLSAITYLFSCGLQTLAINDEGSDFINSLDSMSSPPRYLIALELSGMLERPPMWISKLHTLSKLTLSLTVLRTDTFKLLQDLPSLFSLTFSLSAAKQNQDIIKDILEKNKSDSDGEIFVPAGFPSLKLLRFFAPLVPKLGFGDNAMPALEMIQARFEAFEGLFGIDTLENLREVHLRVNGLAAELKESDEAGTQETETPKIKEKERKEAAEITRFLVKDLKNYTTDKLKVIVDYIINA, from the exons ATGGAGTTGGTTGTGGGTGCTTCAGAAGCCAGCATGAAGTCTCTGCTTGGCAAGCTGGGTGGCCTTCTCGCCCAGGAGTATGCTCTGGTCAGGGGCGTCCGTGGTGACGTCCAGTACATTTACAACGAGCTGGCCACCATGCAGGCCTTCCTCCGCGACCTCAGCTCTGCCCCGGAGGAGCAGGGCCATCGGATGAAGGACTGGATGAAGCAGATCCGTGACATGGCCTACGACTGCGAGGACTGCATAGATGACTATGCCCACCGCCTCCCCAATGACTCCATCACTGATGTCAAATGTGCCTTCATGGTCAGAACCATATATCAAGTCTGGACATGGTGGCCTCGCCGTGAAATTGCTTCCAACATTGCTGACCTCAAGATCCGGGCACAACAGATTGCCGAACGACGCAGCAGATATGGAGTTGACAACCCAAGCAACTGCAATGGCAACAGTTCCGGAGCCCGTGCCGCTACGTATGACATTGCGGAGCATCAGGTCGCCAGCCGTCAGCTCATCGGTATGAAGGAGCCTGTGGGTGTGACGGCTGACATGAAGGAGCTTGAGGAGTGGGTAGACAGACCTGATAAGGAGCATGGTGTTCTGTCCATAATCGGATTCGGCGGTGTGGGGAAGACCACCATTGCCACAGCATTGTACCGGAAAGTCAGTAATAAATTTGACTGCCGTGCTTGGGTTAATGTGTCCCAAAACTACGACCAAGAGGCAGTCCTAAGGAGCATTCTGAAACAAGTCATGCCACAAGACAAAGATCAGATTTCTCGGAAAAAAAATTTCCAAGACGGAGATCAGGAGGCAGTGCAAAGCACAGGGGAGGGAAGCTTGGAGAAGAAGCACCTAGCAGCACACGTTATGAACACATTAAAGCGAGCTGTGCCATTCGTCGGAGGGCACAAACAGCAAGGCAACGATGGGAGCTCTGATGAAAAGCAGATGAAGATTGAAACAATGTACGGTGATGAACTCGTCAACGAAGTGAAAGGGCATCTCAAGGAAAAGAG CTACCTGCTCTTAATTGATGACATATGGTCTGCAAAAACATGGGGGGACATCAGAAATTGTTTGCCTGTAGAGAACAAAAAATGCAGTAGAATAATAGTGACTTCAAGATTTCAAGCTGTTGGCGCAGCGTGCTCACCAGTTGGCACAACTAATCTTCTGCATCCAGTTGATTTTCTCAATGCTGTTGAGTCCAAGAATTTGTTCAAGCAAAGTGTCTATGAATCCAAAAGCAGCAAAGAAAGCGAAAAGGTACAGGACAAAGTCCCAGAGGAGATATTGAAAATATGTGGAGGGCTGCCATTGGCCATAGTCAGCATGGCTGGTCTTGTAGCCTGCAACCCAAGCAAGGCCAGTAATCACTGGGATAAGGTTTGCAAATCATTGTTTCCAGAGAGTGTGACTGCTCTCTCCTTGGATGGGGTTACAAGGATACTCGATTTCTGTTACAATGATTTGCCAGGAGATCTCAAGACCTGTGCACTGTACTTGAGCATGTTTCCAAAAGGTTCCAAAATTAGTATGAAGCGTTTGACTCGGCGATTGACAGCTGAAGGTTTTGTTAGTGAGAAGCAAGGGCTCACggaggaggaagttgcagagaCATACTTTAATCAGCTCATGAGAAGGAAGTTAATACGTCCTGTGGAGCACAACAGCAATGGAAAAGTAAAAACATTTCTAGTTCATGACATGGTTCTTGAATACATTGTTTCCAAATCAAGTGAAGAGAACTTTATTACTGTGGTTGGTGGCCACTGGATGATGCCACCACCCAGCAACAAAGTACGTCGACTCTCTATGCAAAGCAGTGGTTCCAAGCATGAAAATATGACAAAAAACATAAACTTGTCTCAAGTGCGGTCAGTGACTGTTTTTGGAAGCCTGAAGCAATTGCCTTTCCATTCATTCAATAATGGAATAATACAAGTGCTAGATCTTGAGGGTTGGAAGGGTTTGAAAGAGAAACATCTGAAGAAACATATATGCAAAATGCTTGTGTTGAAGTATCTAAGCCTCCGAAGAACAGAGATTGCAAAAATCCCCAAGAAGATAGGAAAATTGGAGTATCTTGAAACTCTTGACATAAGGGAGACACATGTTGAGGAGCTACCAAAATCTGTAGAGAAGCTAAAACGGATCAGTAGCATACTTGGTGGCAATAAAAACCCACGGAAGGGCTTGAGGTTGCCTCAAGAAAAAATTAAGGAACCAAAGGAAAGTACATCGGCTCAGGAAAAAAGCGAGGACGACACAGTTACAAGTACGTCCACGCAAGAGAAAAATAAGGAGGGAATGAAAGCACTCCGTGTACTGTCAGGGATTGAGATTGTTGGGGAATCAACAGCTGTCGATGGCCTTCATCAGATGATAGGGCTAAAAAAGCTTGCCATTTACAAGCTCCATATAAAGAAAGATGATAAAATCTTCACACAACTACTTTCCGCTATTACGTACCTTTTCAGCTGTGGTCTGCAAACTCTGGCAATCAACGATGAAGGTTCTGATTTTATCAACTCACTGGACTCCATGTCCTCACCTCCAAGGTACCTCATCGCCCTTGAACTGTCTGGGATGTTGGAAAGGCCCCCAATGTGGATATCCAAACTCCACACCCTCAGCAAGTTAACGCTATCTCTGACAGTTCTCCGGACTGATACATTCAAGCTCCTCCAGGACCTGCCATCACTGTTTTCTCTCACATTTTCACTTAGTGCAGCAAAGCAGAATCAGGACATAATAAAGGACATCCTCGAGAAGAATAAATCAGATTCTGATGGGGAGATCTTTGTTCCAGCAGGATTCCCGAGTCTTAAGCTGCTACGCTTCTTTGCACCCCTTGTGCCAAAGCTGGGATTTGGTGACAATGCAATGCCAGCATTAGAGATGATTCAGGCGCGGTTTGAAGCCTTTGAAGGTTTATTTGGCATCGACACATTAGAAAACCTCCGGGAGGTGCACCTCAGAGTTAATGGCCTAGCTGCGGAATTAAAAGAAAGTGATGAAGCAGGAACACAAGAAACAGAAACccctaaaataaaagaaaaggaaaggaaggaagCTGCTGAAATCACCAGGTTCTTGGTCAAAGATTTGAAGAACTACACTACTGATAAGCTGAAGGTAATCGTTGACTATATTATCAATGCTTGA